Proteins encoded together in one Phycisphaerae bacterium window:
- a CDS encoding hydroxylamine oxidoreductase codes for MQAIRPILLNRLAIVLLAASPAWAAPWGLPEISAKSKACIECHRKDNTPIYQQWGGSKHFRAHIGCYECHAAQDGEGDAFKHEGELIATIVSPKDCARCHEKETAQFGESHHSKGARILGSLDNTLAEVVEGNNAFKTTGFPDGTSAAAVNGCWQCHGSQVKVLPGGKLDPATWPNTGIGRINPDGSEGSCAACHSRHSFSAWQARHPDACGKCHMGPDHPQKEIYEESKHGIAFKAFREKLNMDSAKWVLGEDYSSAPTCATCHMSATKNQALNHDIGLRISWNNRPAVSIRPEASDQKMGLPGASVDWKARRANMQNVCLNCHAKQWVDNFYVQYDGLIELYHDKFAKPGLELYELAKPLLVPIEFANAVDFTWYEIWHHEGRRARHGASMMGPDYTHWHGTYEVAKHFYAHYVPELRGLAEENAKAAEPAKAEAAKKLQAKLDEVLASANHRWFINQMDAAEKDRRAKAAEDFRKRYSK; via the coding sequence ATGCAAGCCATTCGACCCATCCTGCTGAACCGTCTGGCGATCGTGCTGCTGGCCGCTTCACCGGCCTGGGCGGCCCCGTGGGGCCTGCCGGAGATCTCGGCCAAGAGCAAGGCCTGCATCGAGTGCCACCGCAAGGATAACACGCCGATCTATCAGCAATGGGGCGGCAGCAAGCACTTCCGGGCCCACATCGGCTGCTATGAATGTCATGCCGCCCAGGACGGCGAGGGGGACGCTTTCAAGCATGAGGGCGAGCTCATCGCCACGATCGTGTCGCCCAAGGACTGTGCCCGCTGCCACGAGAAGGAAACCGCCCAGTTCGGCGAGTCCCACCACTCCAAGGGCGCCCGCATCCTCGGCTCGCTGGACAACACCCTGGCCGAAGTGGTCGAGGGCAACAATGCCTTCAAGACGACCGGGTTCCCCGACGGCACCAGTGCCGCGGCGGTCAACGGTTGTTGGCAGTGCCACGGTTCGCAGGTCAAGGTCCTGCCCGGCGGCAAGCTTGATCCGGCCACCTGGCCGAACACCGGCATCGGGCGGATCAACCCGGACGGTTCCGAAGGCTCCTGCGCCGCCTGTCACAGCCGGCACAGCTTCTCGGCCTGGCAGGCTCGCCACCCGGACGCCTGCGGCAAGTGCCACATGGGACCTGATCATCCCCAGAAGGAGATCTACGAGGAGTCCAAGCACGGTATCGCCTTCAAAGCCTTCCGCGAGAAGCTCAACATGGACTCGGCCAAGTGGGTTCTGGGCGAGGACTACAGCAGCGCTCCGACCTGTGCGACCTGTCACATGAGCGCCACGAAGAACCAGGCGCTCAACCACGACATCGGGCTGCGGATCAGCTGGAACAACCGGCCGGCGGTCTCCATCCGTCCCGAGGCAAGCGATCAGAAGATGGGGCTTCCGGGAGCGAGCGTGGACTGGAAAGCCCGCCGGGCGAACATGCAGAACGTCTGCCTCAACTGCCATGCGAAGCAGTGGGTGGACAACTTCTATGTGCAGTATGACGGACTGATCGAGCTGTACCACGACAAGTTCGCCAAGCCCGGCCTGGAGCTGTACGAGCTGGCCAAGCCTTTGTTGGTACCGATCGAGTTCGCGAACGCCGTCGATTTCACCTGGTATGAGATCTGGCACCACGAGGGCCGCCGCGCCCGCCACGGGGCCTCGATGATGGGACCCGACTACACCCACTGGCACGGGACTTACGAGGTCGCCAAGCACTTCTACGCGCACTATGTGCCGGAACTCCGCGGGCTGGCCGAGGAAAACGCCAAAGCTGCCGAACCCGCCAAGGCCGAGGCGGCCAAGAAGCTCCAGGCCAAGCTGGACGAGGTGCTGGCCTCCGCGAACCACCGGTGGTTCATCAACCAGATGGACGCCGCCGAGAAGGACCGTCGGGCCAAGGCGGCCGAGGATTTCCGCAAGCGGTACAGCAAGTGA